The following are encoded in a window of Carya illinoinensis cultivar Pawnee chromosome 15, C.illinoinensisPawnee_v1, whole genome shotgun sequence genomic DNA:
- the LOC122297183 gene encoding leucine-rich repeat receptor protein kinase HPCA1-like isoform X2, whose translation MKLQLLFLAFFLSGTHFIYSLTDPNDITVLLALKDAWKNTPPSWEHSLDPCGLPGWDGVTCNNSTYRVTALKLSTMGLEGKLEGDIGELTELTTLDLSFNRGLKGSLAPQLGKLQNLTSLILTGCSFSGDIPDELGNLSNLQFLALNTNNLTGKIPPSLGNFSKLFWLDLAENMLTGSLPISTSMAPGLDLLLKAGHFHFNKNKLSGPIPAKLFSSNMTLRHILFDGNQLSGSIPPTIGLVKSLTVLRLDRNALTGSVPDLSNLTNIVELNLALNKLTGTLPDLTQMTKLNYLDLSNNSFEPSAAPTWFSTLSTLTTLVMENGSLQGSIPHELFSFPQLHQVKLRNNEFSETLDMGVPEKISPQLKLVDLQNNNISSVKVGTKYHISLLLIGNPVCNDDTSSMHTYCQIKDQQPTKPNSTSLANCENASCPLDQDRNPQNCECAYPYKGTLSVGGSLLSELPNATVFKLLENSLLMKQSLLPCSIYIQDAKFNGDGYLQVQLAFFPSTGKYFNRSEIQRIGFFMIIQEYRLYGFPQQFETYFFIADPYAFPAKGGGQTSIGTHVIVGIAFTCAILVLGLLGVGIYAVRQKKRAEEAIGFSTPFGSWTSSGHDCSGVAPQLKGARWFSYDELRKCTNNFAERNEIGSGAFGKVYRGLLSDGLVVAIKRAQQGSTQGLLEFKTEIELLSRVHHKNLVGLVGFCFEQEEQMLIYEFMPNGTIRDSLSGKSGIYLDWNRRLYVALGSGTGLAYLHEHANPPIIHRDVKSTNILLDENLTAKVADFGLSKLVSDTSNGHVSTQVKGTMGYLDPEYYQTQQLTEKSDVYSFGVFMLELLTSKRPFENGKYIVHQVRTTMNKDEIEHYGLWDMIDSSIRDTSNLIGFGKFLEITIQCIEDLPEDRPTMSEVVKALETILQNDGVASSTSALSPTSYLGASRGASKHSYNDPMHKKDVSSIDTFDYSGAYTVSPRVEPK comes from the exons ATGAAGTTGCAACTGCTCTTTCtggctttctttctttcagGAACTCACTTCATCTACTCACTTACTGATCCTAATGATA TTACTGTACTCCTCGCCCTGAAGGACGCGTGGAAAAACACACCACCAAGTTGGGAGCATTCACTGGATCCATGTGGATTACCCGGTTGGGATGGAGTTACTTGCAACAATTCTACTTATAGGGTTACTGCCTT GAAATTATCAACGATGGGCCTAGAAGGGAAGCTTGAAGGTGACATTGGGGAACTCACAGAATTGACAACATT GGACCTATCATTTAACCGTGGGCTCAAAGGTTCGCTCGCTCCACAACTTGGGAAATTGCAGAACCTAACTTCCCT AATCCTAACTGGTTGCAGCTTCAGTGGTGATATTCCAGATGAATTGGGAAATCTTTCAAATCTCCAATTCTT GGCTCTTAATACAAACAACTTAACTGGAAAGATACCTCCATCTTTGGGTAACTTCTCCAAACTCTTCTGGCTAGACCTCGCAGAGAATATGTTGACAGGATCTCTCCCGATATCAACATCCATGGCCCCAGGCTTGGACCTTCTTTTGAAGGCTGGACACTT CCATTTCAATAAGAACAAGCTTTCAGGTCCCATTCCAGCCAAACTCTTCAGCTCTAATATGACATTGAGACACAT ATTATTTGATGGAAATCAACTTTCTGGAAGTATCCCACCAACAATAGGACTTGTAAAAAGTCTTACAGTTCT TCGGCTCGACAGAAATGCTCTGACAGGAAGTGTTCCAGATCTTAGCAACCTAACAAATATCGTTGAATT AAATTTAGCTCTAAATAAATTGACGGGCACTTTACCAGACTTGACTCAAATGACGAAACTcaattactt GGACCTTAGTAATAACTCATTTGAGCCATCGGCAGCTCCAACATGGTTCTCAACCTTATCAACACTCACCACTTT GGTTATGGAAAATGGGTCACTTCAAGGGTCCATACCACATGAATTGTTTAGCTTTCCACAATTACATCAAGT GAAATTGAGAAACAATGAATTTAGTGAAACATTGGACATGGGTGTGCCAGAAAAGATCAGCCCACAACTAAAGCTTGTTGATTTACAAAACAACAACATTTCTTCTGTAAAAGTGGGAACTAAATACCATATATCCTTACT ACTTATAGGAAACCCGGTATGTAATGATGATACTAGTAGCATGCATACTTACTGCCAGATCAAAGATCAGCAACCAACAAAGCCTAATTCTACTAGCTTGGCTAATTGTGAAAATGCATCATGTCCTCTTGATCAAGATCGTAACCCTCAGAATTGTGAATGTGCCTATCCATATAAAGGGACATTATCTGTTGGAGGATCACTTTTAAGCGAATTGCCCAATGCAACTGTGTTTAAATTACTGGAAAATAGCTTGTTGATGAAGCAGAGTCTCCTTCCATGTTCAATTTATATTCAAGATGCCAAATTCAATGGTGATGGCTATCTTCAAGTGCAACTGGCATTCTTTCCCTCAACCGGAAAATACTTTAATCGATCAGAGATTCAGAGAATTGGGTTCTTCATGATTATTCAAGAATATAGGCTTTATGGTTTCCCTCAACAATTTGAAACCTACTTTTTTATTGCAGACCCTTATGCTTTCCCAG CCAAAGGTGGAGGCCAAACTTCTATTGGCACTCATGTAATAGTTGGGATAGCATTTACTTGTGCCATTTTGGTTCTGGGACTCCTTGGAGTCGGGATATATGCTGTTCGACAAAAAAAACGTGCAGAAGAAGCCATTGGATTTAGTACACCGTTTg GTTCTTGGACATCAAGTGGCCATGATTGCAGTGGGGTAGCACCACAATTAAAAGGTGCAAGATGGTTCTCTTATGATGAACTCCGAAAGTGCACAAATAATTTCGCCGAGAGAAATGAGATAGGTTCTGGAGCATTTGGCAAG GTTTATAGAGGGTTGCTTTCTGATGGACTAGTTGTTGCTATCAAAAGAGCTCAGCAAGGATCAACGCAGGGTTTACTCGAGTTCAAGACTGAAATTGAATTGCTTTCCCGAGTTCATCATAAGAATCTTGTTGGCCTTGTGGGTTTTTGCTTTGAACAAGAAGAGCAGATGTTGATCTACGAATTTATGCCTAATGGAACAATTAGAGATAGCTTATCAG GGAAATCTGGCATTTATCTTGATTGGAACAGAAGACTCTACGTTGCTCTTGGTTCAGGCACCGGACTAGCTTACCTACATGAGCATGCCAATCCTCCTATTATTCATAGAGATGTTAAGTCCACGAATATTCTGTTGGATGAAAATTTGACTGCAAAGGTTGCAGATTTTGGCTTGTCTAAGCTAGTATCAGATACTTCGAATGGCCACGTTTCAACTCAAGTCAAAGGCACGATG GGTTATCTTGATCCAGAATATTACCAGACTCAACAATTAACCGAAAAGAGTGATGTTTACAGCTTTGGAGTGTTTATGCTTGAATTGCTAACATCCAAGCGACCGTTTGAGAATGGAAAGTACATCGTTCATCAGGTGAGAACAACAATGAACAAGGACGAGATAGAGCACTATGGCTTGTGGGATATGATTGATTCATCCATTAGAGACACATCAAATCTTATAGGGTTTGGGAAATTCTTGGAAATTACTATACAATGCATTGAAGATTTGCCTGAAGATCGTCCAACAATGAGTGAAGTGGTAAAGGCCCTTGAAACAATATTACAAAATGATGGGGTGGCTTCAAGCACATCTGCATTGTCTCCTACAAGTTACCTTGGAGCTTCAAGGGGTGCTTCTAAGCATTCTTACAATGATCCTATGCACAAAAAGGATGTTAGTAGCATTGATACATTTGATTATAGTGGTGCATACACAGTCTCACCAAGAGTTGAACCCAAGTAG
- the LOC122297183 gene encoding leucine-rich repeat receptor protein kinase HPCA1-like isoform X4, whose protein sequence is MKLSTMGLEGKLEGDIGELTELTTLDLSFNRGLKGSLAPQLGKLQNLTSLILTGCSFSGDIPDELGNLSNLQFLALNTNNLTGKIPPSLGNFSKLFWLDLAENMLTGSLPISTSMAPGLDLLLKAGHFHFNKNKLSGPIPAKLFSSNMTLRHILFDGNQLSGSIPPTIGLVKSLTVLRLDRNALTGSVPDLSNLTNIVELNLALNKLTGTLPDLTQMTKLNYLDLSNNSFEPSAAPTWFSTLSTLTTLVMENGSLQGSIPHELFSFPQLHQVKLRNNEFSETLDMGVPEKISPQLKLVDLQNNNISSVKVGTKYHISLLLIGNPVCNDDTSSMHTYCQIKDQQPTKPNSTSLANCENASCPLDQDRNPQNCECAYPYKGTLSVGGSLLSELPNATVFKLLENSLLMKQSLLPCSIYIQDAKFNGDGYLQVQLAFFPSTGKYFNRSEIQRIGFFMIIQEYRLYGFPQQFETYFFIADPYAFPAKGGGQTSIGTHVIVGIAFTCAILVLGLLGVGIYAVRQKKRAEEAIGFSTPFGSWTSSGHDCSGVAPQLKGARWFSYDELRKCTNNFAERNEIGSGAFGKVYRGLLSDGLVVAIKRAQQGSTQGLLEFKTEIELLSRVHHKNLVGLVGFCFEQEEQMLIYEFMPNGTIRDSLSGKSGIYLDWNRRLYVALGSGTGLAYLHEHANPPIIHRDVKSTNILLDENLTAKVADFGLSKLVSDTSNGHVSTQVKGTMGYLDPEYYQTQQLTEKSDVYSFGVFMLELLTSKRPFENGKYIVHQVRTTMNKDEIEHYGLWDMIDSSIRDTSNLIGFGKFLEITIQCIEDLPEDRPTMSEVVKALETILQNDGVASSTSALSPTSYLGASRGASKHSYNDPMHKKDVSSIDTFDYSGAYTVSPRVEPK, encoded by the exons AT GAAATTATCAACGATGGGCCTAGAAGGGAAGCTTGAAGGTGACATTGGGGAACTCACAGAATTGACAACATT GGACCTATCATTTAACCGTGGGCTCAAAGGTTCGCTCGCTCCACAACTTGGGAAATTGCAGAACCTAACTTCCCT AATCCTAACTGGTTGCAGCTTCAGTGGTGATATTCCAGATGAATTGGGAAATCTTTCAAATCTCCAATTCTT GGCTCTTAATACAAACAACTTAACTGGAAAGATACCTCCATCTTTGGGTAACTTCTCCAAACTCTTCTGGCTAGACCTCGCAGAGAATATGTTGACAGGATCTCTCCCGATATCAACATCCATGGCCCCAGGCTTGGACCTTCTTTTGAAGGCTGGACACTT CCATTTCAATAAGAACAAGCTTTCAGGTCCCATTCCAGCCAAACTCTTCAGCTCTAATATGACATTGAGACACAT ATTATTTGATGGAAATCAACTTTCTGGAAGTATCCCACCAACAATAGGACTTGTAAAAAGTCTTACAGTTCT TCGGCTCGACAGAAATGCTCTGACAGGAAGTGTTCCAGATCTTAGCAACCTAACAAATATCGTTGAATT AAATTTAGCTCTAAATAAATTGACGGGCACTTTACCAGACTTGACTCAAATGACGAAACTcaattactt GGACCTTAGTAATAACTCATTTGAGCCATCGGCAGCTCCAACATGGTTCTCAACCTTATCAACACTCACCACTTT GGTTATGGAAAATGGGTCACTTCAAGGGTCCATACCACATGAATTGTTTAGCTTTCCACAATTACATCAAGT GAAATTGAGAAACAATGAATTTAGTGAAACATTGGACATGGGTGTGCCAGAAAAGATCAGCCCACAACTAAAGCTTGTTGATTTACAAAACAACAACATTTCTTCTGTAAAAGTGGGAACTAAATACCATATATCCTTACT ACTTATAGGAAACCCGGTATGTAATGATGATACTAGTAGCATGCATACTTACTGCCAGATCAAAGATCAGCAACCAACAAAGCCTAATTCTACTAGCTTGGCTAATTGTGAAAATGCATCATGTCCTCTTGATCAAGATCGTAACCCTCAGAATTGTGAATGTGCCTATCCATATAAAGGGACATTATCTGTTGGAGGATCACTTTTAAGCGAATTGCCCAATGCAACTGTGTTTAAATTACTGGAAAATAGCTTGTTGATGAAGCAGAGTCTCCTTCCATGTTCAATTTATATTCAAGATGCCAAATTCAATGGTGATGGCTATCTTCAAGTGCAACTGGCATTCTTTCCCTCAACCGGAAAATACTTTAATCGATCAGAGATTCAGAGAATTGGGTTCTTCATGATTATTCAAGAATATAGGCTTTATGGTTTCCCTCAACAATTTGAAACCTACTTTTTTATTGCAGACCCTTATGCTTTCCCAG CCAAAGGTGGAGGCCAAACTTCTATTGGCACTCATGTAATAGTTGGGATAGCATTTACTTGTGCCATTTTGGTTCTGGGACTCCTTGGAGTCGGGATATATGCTGTTCGACAAAAAAAACGTGCAGAAGAAGCCATTGGATTTAGTACACCGTTTg GTTCTTGGACATCAAGTGGCCATGATTGCAGTGGGGTAGCACCACAATTAAAAGGTGCAAGATGGTTCTCTTATGATGAACTCCGAAAGTGCACAAATAATTTCGCCGAGAGAAATGAGATAGGTTCTGGAGCATTTGGCAAG GTTTATAGAGGGTTGCTTTCTGATGGACTAGTTGTTGCTATCAAAAGAGCTCAGCAAGGATCAACGCAGGGTTTACTCGAGTTCAAGACTGAAATTGAATTGCTTTCCCGAGTTCATCATAAGAATCTTGTTGGCCTTGTGGGTTTTTGCTTTGAACAAGAAGAGCAGATGTTGATCTACGAATTTATGCCTAATGGAACAATTAGAGATAGCTTATCAG GGAAATCTGGCATTTATCTTGATTGGAACAGAAGACTCTACGTTGCTCTTGGTTCAGGCACCGGACTAGCTTACCTACATGAGCATGCCAATCCTCCTATTATTCATAGAGATGTTAAGTCCACGAATATTCTGTTGGATGAAAATTTGACTGCAAAGGTTGCAGATTTTGGCTTGTCTAAGCTAGTATCAGATACTTCGAATGGCCACGTTTCAACTCAAGTCAAAGGCACGATG GGTTATCTTGATCCAGAATATTACCAGACTCAACAATTAACCGAAAAGAGTGATGTTTACAGCTTTGGAGTGTTTATGCTTGAATTGCTAACATCCAAGCGACCGTTTGAGAATGGAAAGTACATCGTTCATCAGGTGAGAACAACAATGAACAAGGACGAGATAGAGCACTATGGCTTGTGGGATATGATTGATTCATCCATTAGAGACACATCAAATCTTATAGGGTTTGGGAAATTCTTGGAAATTACTATACAATGCATTGAAGATTTGCCTGAAGATCGTCCAACAATGAGTGAAGTGGTAAAGGCCCTTGAAACAATATTACAAAATGATGGGGTGGCTTCAAGCACATCTGCATTGTCTCCTACAAGTTACCTTGGAGCTTCAAGGGGTGCTTCTAAGCATTCTTACAATGATCCTATGCACAAAAAGGATGTTAGTAGCATTGATACATTTGATTATAGTGGTGCATACACAGTCTCACCAAGAGTTGAACCCAAGTAG
- the LOC122297183 gene encoding leucine-rich repeat receptor protein kinase HPCA1-like isoform X3 produces the protein MCRRSIGMKLQLLFLAFFLSGTHFIYSLTDPNDITVLLALKDAWKNTPPSWEHSLDPCGLPGWDGVTCNNSTYRVTALKLSTMGLEGKLEGDIGELTELTTLDLSFNRGLKGSLAPQLGKLQNLTSLILTGCSFSGDIPDELGNLSNLQFLALNTNNLTGKIPPSLGNFSKLFWLDLAENMLTGSLPISTSMAPGLDLLLKAGHFHFNKNKLSGPIPAKLFSSNMTLRHILFDGNQLSGSIPPTIGLVKSLTVLRLDRNALTGSVPDLSNLTNIVELDLSNNSFEPSAAPTWFSTLSTLTTLVMENGSLQGSIPHELFSFPQLHQVKLRNNEFSETLDMGVPEKISPQLKLVDLQNNNISSVKVGTKYHISLLLIGNPVCNDDTSSMHTYCQIKDQQPTKPNSTSLANCENASCPLDQDRNPQNCECAYPYKGTLSVGGSLLSELPNATVFKLLENSLLMKQSLLPCSIYIQDAKFNGDGYLQVQLAFFPSTGKYFNRSEIQRIGFFMIIQEYRLYGFPQQFETYFFIADPYAFPAKGGGQTSIGTHVIVGIAFTCAILVLGLLGVGIYAVRQKKRAEEAIGFSTPFGSWTSSGHDCSGVAPQLKGARWFSYDELRKCTNNFAERNEIGSGAFGKVYRGLLSDGLVVAIKRAQQGSTQGLLEFKTEIELLSRVHHKNLVGLVGFCFEQEEQMLIYEFMPNGTIRDSLSGKSGIYLDWNRRLYVALGSGTGLAYLHEHANPPIIHRDVKSTNILLDENLTAKVADFGLSKLVSDTSNGHVSTQVKGTMGYLDPEYYQTQQLTEKSDVYSFGVFMLELLTSKRPFENGKYIVHQVRTTMNKDEIEHYGLWDMIDSSIRDTSNLIGFGKFLEITIQCIEDLPEDRPTMSEVVKALETILQNDGVASSTSALSPTSYLGASRGASKHSYNDPMHKKDVSSIDTFDYSGAYTVSPRVEPK, from the exons ATGTGCAGGAGGTCGATCGGCATGAAGTTGCAACTGCTCTTTCtggctttctttctttcagGAACTCACTTCATCTACTCACTTACTGATCCTAATGATA TTACTGTACTCCTCGCCCTGAAGGACGCGTGGAAAAACACACCACCAAGTTGGGAGCATTCACTGGATCCATGTGGATTACCCGGTTGGGATGGAGTTACTTGCAACAATTCTACTTATAGGGTTACTGCCTT GAAATTATCAACGATGGGCCTAGAAGGGAAGCTTGAAGGTGACATTGGGGAACTCACAGAATTGACAACATT GGACCTATCATTTAACCGTGGGCTCAAAGGTTCGCTCGCTCCACAACTTGGGAAATTGCAGAACCTAACTTCCCT AATCCTAACTGGTTGCAGCTTCAGTGGTGATATTCCAGATGAATTGGGAAATCTTTCAAATCTCCAATTCTT GGCTCTTAATACAAACAACTTAACTGGAAAGATACCTCCATCTTTGGGTAACTTCTCCAAACTCTTCTGGCTAGACCTCGCAGAGAATATGTTGACAGGATCTCTCCCGATATCAACATCCATGGCCCCAGGCTTGGACCTTCTTTTGAAGGCTGGACACTT CCATTTCAATAAGAACAAGCTTTCAGGTCCCATTCCAGCCAAACTCTTCAGCTCTAATATGACATTGAGACACAT ATTATTTGATGGAAATCAACTTTCTGGAAGTATCCCACCAACAATAGGACTTGTAAAAAGTCTTACAGTTCT TCGGCTCGACAGAAATGCTCTGACAGGAAGTGTTCCAGATCTTAGCAACCTAACAAATATCGTTGAATT GGACCTTAGTAATAACTCATTTGAGCCATCGGCAGCTCCAACATGGTTCTCAACCTTATCAACACTCACCACTTT GGTTATGGAAAATGGGTCACTTCAAGGGTCCATACCACATGAATTGTTTAGCTTTCCACAATTACATCAAGT GAAATTGAGAAACAATGAATTTAGTGAAACATTGGACATGGGTGTGCCAGAAAAGATCAGCCCACAACTAAAGCTTGTTGATTTACAAAACAACAACATTTCTTCTGTAAAAGTGGGAACTAAATACCATATATCCTTACT ACTTATAGGAAACCCGGTATGTAATGATGATACTAGTAGCATGCATACTTACTGCCAGATCAAAGATCAGCAACCAACAAAGCCTAATTCTACTAGCTTGGCTAATTGTGAAAATGCATCATGTCCTCTTGATCAAGATCGTAACCCTCAGAATTGTGAATGTGCCTATCCATATAAAGGGACATTATCTGTTGGAGGATCACTTTTAAGCGAATTGCCCAATGCAACTGTGTTTAAATTACTGGAAAATAGCTTGTTGATGAAGCAGAGTCTCCTTCCATGTTCAATTTATATTCAAGATGCCAAATTCAATGGTGATGGCTATCTTCAAGTGCAACTGGCATTCTTTCCCTCAACCGGAAAATACTTTAATCGATCAGAGATTCAGAGAATTGGGTTCTTCATGATTATTCAAGAATATAGGCTTTATGGTTTCCCTCAACAATTTGAAACCTACTTTTTTATTGCAGACCCTTATGCTTTCCCAG CCAAAGGTGGAGGCCAAACTTCTATTGGCACTCATGTAATAGTTGGGATAGCATTTACTTGTGCCATTTTGGTTCTGGGACTCCTTGGAGTCGGGATATATGCTGTTCGACAAAAAAAACGTGCAGAAGAAGCCATTGGATTTAGTACACCGTTTg GTTCTTGGACATCAAGTGGCCATGATTGCAGTGGGGTAGCACCACAATTAAAAGGTGCAAGATGGTTCTCTTATGATGAACTCCGAAAGTGCACAAATAATTTCGCCGAGAGAAATGAGATAGGTTCTGGAGCATTTGGCAAG GTTTATAGAGGGTTGCTTTCTGATGGACTAGTTGTTGCTATCAAAAGAGCTCAGCAAGGATCAACGCAGGGTTTACTCGAGTTCAAGACTGAAATTGAATTGCTTTCCCGAGTTCATCATAAGAATCTTGTTGGCCTTGTGGGTTTTTGCTTTGAACAAGAAGAGCAGATGTTGATCTACGAATTTATGCCTAATGGAACAATTAGAGATAGCTTATCAG GGAAATCTGGCATTTATCTTGATTGGAACAGAAGACTCTACGTTGCTCTTGGTTCAGGCACCGGACTAGCTTACCTACATGAGCATGCCAATCCTCCTATTATTCATAGAGATGTTAAGTCCACGAATATTCTGTTGGATGAAAATTTGACTGCAAAGGTTGCAGATTTTGGCTTGTCTAAGCTAGTATCAGATACTTCGAATGGCCACGTTTCAACTCAAGTCAAAGGCACGATG GGTTATCTTGATCCAGAATATTACCAGACTCAACAATTAACCGAAAAGAGTGATGTTTACAGCTTTGGAGTGTTTATGCTTGAATTGCTAACATCCAAGCGACCGTTTGAGAATGGAAAGTACATCGTTCATCAGGTGAGAACAACAATGAACAAGGACGAGATAGAGCACTATGGCTTGTGGGATATGATTGATTCATCCATTAGAGACACATCAAATCTTATAGGGTTTGGGAAATTCTTGGAAATTACTATACAATGCATTGAAGATTTGCCTGAAGATCGTCCAACAATGAGTGAAGTGGTAAAGGCCCTTGAAACAATATTACAAAATGATGGGGTGGCTTCAAGCACATCTGCATTGTCTCCTACAAGTTACCTTGGAGCTTCAAGGGGTGCTTCTAAGCATTCTTACAATGATCCTATGCACAAAAAGGATGTTAGTAGCATTGATACATTTGATTATAGTGGTGCATACACAGTCTCACCAAGAGTTGAACCCAAGTAG